The Streptomyces sp. HSG2 genome has a segment encoding these proteins:
- a CDS encoding FadD3 family acyl-CoA ligase yields MRAAGKWREWGTVPGLVRSAAERHAETEAVVDGRTRITFAELGARVDRAAAACRAWGVAPGDRVAVWAPNRLEWIVAALGAVSAGGVLVPVSTRHKGAEAVDVLRRSRARLLFVTGPFLGTSYVALLRRAAGGVAGSRVERPLAGLPDLRRVVVFAEDAPSGFDTWRAFLTAGGGREPARSAGMAGEAPSDVIYTSGTTGRPKGVVVTHAQTLRAYEVWSALAGLRPGDRYLIANPFFHTFGYKAGVLACLMSGATMIPQPVFAAETTLATVAAERVTALPAPPALLQALLDHPERSSYDLSSLRLVVTGASSIPLTLVERLRGELGVETVLTAYGLSEACGLVTMGRRGDPPATVAATSGRAVPGVAVRIADATGAPSPPGTPGEILVRGFNVMRGYLDDERATARAFAPGGWLRTGDVGVLDSSGNLSVTDRLTDMYVVGGFNAYPAEIERILLGHPGVADAAVVGVPDARLGEVGRAWVVRAPDGLLTEGELIAWARREMAGYKVPRSVRFVDALPRNATGKVAKETLRARA; encoded by the coding sequence ATGCGCGCGGCAGGGAAGTGGCGGGAGTGGGGCACCGTGCCCGGACTGGTTCGCTCGGCGGCGGAGCGCCACGCCGAGACCGAAGCGGTGGTCGACGGCCGGACCAGGATCACCTTCGCCGAACTCGGCGCCCGGGTGGACCGCGCCGCAGCAGCTTGTCGGGCCTGGGGGGTCGCGCCCGGCGACCGGGTAGCCGTCTGGGCGCCGAACCGCCTGGAATGGATCGTGGCGGCACTCGGCGCGGTGTCCGCCGGGGGTGTGCTCGTCCCGGTCAGCACCCGCCACAAGGGTGCCGAGGCGGTCGACGTGCTGCGCCGCAGCCGGGCTCGGCTGCTGTTCGTCACCGGCCCCTTCCTGGGGACCTCGTACGTCGCGCTGCTGAGGCGGGCGGCGGGGGGCGTTGCGGGGAGCCGGGTCGAGCGACCCCTGGCGGGGCTGCCCGACCTGCGCCGGGTGGTGGTGTTCGCCGAGGACGCGCCGTCCGGCTTCGACACCTGGCGGGCCTTCCTTACGGCGGGCGGAGGCCGGGAACCGGCGCGCTCGGCGGGCATGGCGGGGGAAGCCCCCTCGGACGTGATCTACACGTCCGGCACCACGGGGCGCCCCAAGGGCGTGGTGGTCACCCACGCCCAGACCCTGCGCGCCTACGAGGTCTGGAGCGCGCTGGCCGGACTGCGCCCCGGTGACCGCTACCTGATCGCGAACCCCTTCTTCCACACCTTCGGCTACAAGGCGGGGGTGCTGGCCTGCCTGATGAGCGGTGCCACGATGATCCCGCAACCGGTCTTCGCCGCCGAGACCACGCTGGCGACGGTGGCCGCCGAGCGGGTCACCGCGCTGCCCGCGCCGCCCGCGCTGCTCCAGGCTCTCCTGGACCACCCCGAGCGGTCCTCCTACGACCTCTCCTCCCTCCGCCTCGTGGTCACCGGCGCCTCGTCGATCCCCCTGACCCTGGTCGAGCGGCTCCGCGGCGAACTCGGCGTGGAGACGGTCCTGACCGCCTACGGCCTGTCCGAGGCGTGCGGCCTGGTCACCATGGGCCGCAGGGGCGACCCGCCCGCCACCGTCGCCGCCACCTCCGGCCGCGCCGTGCCGGGGGTGGCGGTGCGGATCGCCGACGCCACCGGTGCGCCGTCACCACCCGGGACCCCGGGCGAGATCCTCGTCCGGGGGTTCAACGTCATGCGGGGATACCTCGACGACGAGCGGGCGACGGCGCGGGCCTTCGCCCCCGGTGGCTGGCTGCGCACCGGCGACGTCGGCGTCCTGGACTCCTCGGGCAACCTGAGCGTCACCGACCGGCTCACGGACATGTACGTCGTCGGCGGCTTCAACGCCTACCCCGCCGAGATCGAGAGGATCCTGCTCGGACACCCGGGCGTCGCGGACGCCGCGGTGGTCGGGGTCCCCGACGCCCGGCTCGGCGAGGTCGGGCGGGCCTGGGTGGTGCGGGCACCGGACGGTCTCCTGACCGAGGGCGAACTCATCGCCTGGGCACGACGGGAGATGGCCGGCTACAAGGTGCCCCGGTCCGTGCGCTTCGTCGACGCGCTGCCCCGCAACGCGACCGGCAAGGTGGCC
- a CDS encoding OB-fold domain-containing protein: MTLLAPVVDADGAPFWRYAARGELRVQGCADCGRPRFPPRPCCPHCRSFAREWRAMSGRGLIWSYVVAHPPLPPAYAALAPYHVVVVELADDPRIRLVGNLAGPSGGDLAPPSPGDVAVGTRVRAIFTEEGMPRWTPEES; this comes from the coding sequence TTGACTCTCCTCGCACCCGTCGTCGACGCCGACGGCGCCCCCTTCTGGCGGTACGCGGCCCGCGGCGAGCTCCGCGTGCAAGGCTGCGCGGACTGCGGACGGCCACGCTTCCCGCCCCGGCCCTGCTGCCCGCACTGCCGGTCGTTCGCGCGGGAGTGGCGGGCGATGTCGGGACGCGGGCTGATCTGGTCGTACGTCGTCGCCCATCCGCCGTTGCCCCCTGCCTACGCCGCCCTGGCCCCCTACCACGTGGTCGTGGTGGAACTGGCGGACGATCCGCGGATCCGCCTCGTGGGGAACCTGGCCGGCCCGTCCGGTGGCGACCTCGCGCCGCCGTCCCCCGGGGACGTCGCCGTCGGCACCCGCGTCCGGGCGATCTTCACCGAGGAGGGGATGCCCCGATGGACGCCGGAGGAGAGCTGA
- a CDS encoding lipid-transfer protein — MPAPHTSVDPPAGLKDAAAIVGVGRTAFARRLPEDERTLACRAVLAALDDAGISPDEVDALASYTMERTDEVELAGALGLGDLAFFGRVGFGGGGSCATVGLLAAAVATGQANVGVAWRSRKRGSGPRPWSDPAAALPTPAQWTRPFGLLRPVDEIAMLTRRYLHERGATRDHLFNVALACRVHANRNPAAVTHGKPLTREAYMTSRWISEPLCLFDNCLETDGALACVVVRRQRARDCRRPPVYVHAVAQGLPSQHHGMVNYWADDPLAGPSAAAARGLWSRADFGPEDVDVAQIYDAFTPLVPLSLEGYGFCERGEGGPFTEGGALEIGGRLPLNTSGGGLGEAYVHGFNLIVEGVRQLRGTSTAQVPGAATCLVTGGECVPTSALLLRN, encoded by the coding sequence GTGCCCGCACCCCACACCTCGGTCGACCCTCCCGCCGGCCTGAAGGACGCGGCGGCCATCGTCGGCGTCGGCCGGACCGCCTTCGCGCGACGGCTCCCGGAGGACGAACGGACCCTCGCCTGTCGAGCCGTCCTCGCGGCGCTCGACGACGCGGGGATCTCCCCGGACGAGGTGGACGCGCTGGCCTCCTACACAATGGAACGGACCGACGAGGTCGAGCTGGCAGGCGCTCTCGGCCTGGGCGATCTGGCGTTCTTCGGCCGGGTCGGCTTCGGCGGCGGAGGCTCCTGCGCCACCGTGGGTCTCCTCGCGGCGGCCGTGGCCACCGGACAGGCGAACGTGGGCGTCGCCTGGCGCTCGCGCAAGCGGGGCTCCGGGCCCCGGCCGTGGTCGGACCCCGCCGCCGCCCTGCCCACCCCGGCGCAGTGGACCCGTCCCTTCGGTCTGCTGCGGCCCGTCGACGAGATCGCCATGCTCACCCGGCGCTACCTGCACGAGCGCGGCGCCACTCGGGACCACCTCTTCAACGTCGCCCTCGCCTGCCGCGTCCACGCCAACCGGAACCCGGCCGCGGTGACGCACGGCAAGCCCCTCACCCGCGAGGCGTACATGACATCGAGGTGGATCAGCGAGCCGCTCTGCCTCTTCGACAACTGCCTGGAGACGGACGGCGCGCTGGCCTGCGTGGTCGTCAGGCGACAACGCGCCCGCGACTGCCGGCGCCCACCGGTGTACGTGCACGCCGTCGCGCAGGGGCTGCCCTCCCAACACCACGGCATGGTCAACTACTGGGCCGACGACCCCCTGGCCGGGCCCTCGGCAGCCGCGGCGCGAGGCCTGTGGAGCCGCGCCGACTTCGGACCCGAGGACGTCGACGTCGCCCAGATCTACGACGCCTTCACCCCCCTCGTCCCTCTCTCCCTGGAGGGGTACGGCTTCTGCGAGCGCGGCGAGGGAGGGCCCTTCACCGAGGGCGGCGCGCTGGAGATCGGCGGCCGTCTCCCCCTCAACACCTCGGGCGGCGGACTCGGCGAGGCCTACGTGCACGGCTTCAACCTGATCGTCGAAGGGGTCCGCCAACTGCGCGGCACGAGCACCGCCCAGGTGCCCGGCGCCGCCACCTGCCTGGTCACCGGCGGCGAGTGCGTCCCCACGTCCGCGCTGCTGCTGCGGAACTGA